The Streptomyces sp. CC0208 genome window below encodes:
- a CDS encoding DUF4429 domain-containing protein, whose protein sequence is MTRMGDVLAGFHAAWEFDSDSVLIRYERGIRTPKLFQALGERRIPLEAIAGVTLTPGKRGTVVLHAEPRPGADPLMEAAAGQLKEGCDPYRLVLPADKETLAEYYMDELRALLKEDDEPAERFLVPAPEVPLQFKAYDGKASFDGSTVRFRWFWTGASSAKWKAGDQSFPVSELTGVEWRSPEVFEGHLRLLRGEPGPAQADQDPAAVVFGLGYGPVHESLPFAAAVLAAVRRRGPAAAVPAATAPRRDPADIAERIRHLGELHQAGLVTDEEFSVKKAELLAEL, encoded by the coding sequence ATGACCCGCATGGGTGACGTACTGGCCGGATTTCATGCCGCCTGGGAGTTCGACTCCGACTCCGTGCTCATCCGCTACGAACGGGGGATTCGCACACCGAAGCTCTTCCAGGCGCTGGGGGAACGACGGATCCCCCTGGAGGCGATCGCCGGGGTGACGCTGACACCCGGCAAGCGGGGCACGGTGGTGCTGCACGCCGAGCCGCGGCCCGGGGCGGATCCGCTCATGGAGGCGGCTGCGGGACAGCTGAAGGAAGGGTGCGATCCCTACCGGCTGGTGCTGCCCGCCGACAAGGAGACGCTCGCCGAGTACTACATGGACGAGCTGCGCGCCCTCCTGAAGGAGGACGACGAGCCGGCGGAACGTTTCCTGGTACCGGCGCCCGAGGTGCCGTTGCAGTTCAAGGCGTACGACGGCAAGGCGAGCTTCGACGGCAGTACCGTGCGGTTCCGCTGGTTCTGGACGGGAGCGTCCTCGGCGAAGTGGAAGGCCGGCGACCAGAGTTTCCCGGTGTCCGAGCTGACGGGTGTCGAGTGGCGGTCGCCGGAGGTCTTCGAGGGCCATCTGCGGCTGCTGCGCGGAGAGCCGGGGCCCGCGCAGGCGGACCAGGACCCGGCGGCCGTGGTGTTCGGGCTCGGGTACGGGCCGGTCCACGAGTCCCTGCCGTTCGCGGCGGCGGTCCTCGCGGCCGTACGGCGACGAGGGCCCGCGGCGGCGGTCCCGGCCGCGACCGCGCCGCGCCGGGACCCCGCCGACATCGCCGAACGGATTCGCCATCTCGGAGAACTCCACCAGGCGGGCCTGGTCACCGACGAGGAGTTCTCCGTGAAGAAGGCGGAGTTGCTGGCGGAGCTCTAG
- a CDS encoding alpha/beta hydrolase: protein MTSFDTSPQLNVWRALLALAVVFVMLATTGWTALRNEREAGQLQASLESWSHGRLHGHRLPDPDTAPDRLGRFFASLSSQERVRLAQRYPLAVGNMNGAPVALRYQANRLALLQARAVERTRMHDARLTPAGQQEAGRRMQRFEALTAPERHILAFDPDGSGRVAEVFGDLGSAERVSVVVPGVDTDVLTFQRTNRSWSAPVGMAQALYRAEREASPATRTAVIAWADYTAPAGLGIDSATAMRAENGAVRLNALVRALPGSSPVSLFCHSYGSVVCGVAAHTLPSRVADIAVAGSPGMRVSHASHLRTTARVWAMRDADDWIQDVPYLEVGGLGHGADPVSSAFGARVLSAQGADGHAGYFEPGTESLLNFAEIGIGAYRSVHCAHEDEACRAGLSGTATAGRA from the coding sequence GTGACTTCCTTCGACACCTCCCCGCAACTCAACGTCTGGCGCGCACTGCTGGCGCTGGCCGTGGTGTTCGTGATGCTGGCGACCACCGGCTGGACCGCGCTGCGCAATGAGCGGGAGGCCGGTCAGCTCCAGGCCTCGCTCGAGTCCTGGTCGCACGGCCGCCTCCACGGACACCGGCTGCCCGACCCCGACACCGCCCCCGACCGGCTCGGGCGCTTCTTCGCCTCGCTCAGCTCCCAGGAGCGGGTCCGCCTCGCCCAGCGCTACCCGCTCGCGGTCGGCAACATGAACGGCGCCCCCGTCGCACTGCGCTACCAGGCCAACCGCCTCGCGCTCCTCCAGGCCCGTGCCGTCGAGCGCACCCGCATGCACGACGCCCGGCTCACGCCGGCCGGTCAGCAGGAGGCGGGCCGCCGTATGCAGCGCTTCGAGGCGCTGACGGCCCCGGAGCGCCACATCCTCGCCTTCGACCCCGACGGCTCCGGCCGGGTCGCCGAGGTCTTCGGCGATCTCGGCTCGGCGGAGCGGGTCTCCGTCGTGGTGCCCGGCGTCGACACCGACGTGCTCACCTTCCAGCGCACCAACCGCAGTTGGTCCGCACCGGTCGGCATGGCCCAGGCCCTGTACCGGGCCGAGCGGGAGGCGAGCCCGGCCACGCGTACGGCGGTGATCGCCTGGGCGGACTACACGGCACCCGCCGGACTCGGCATCGACTCGGCCACCGCGATGCGCGCCGAGAACGGCGCGGTGCGGCTGAACGCGCTGGTGCGCGCGCTGCCCGGCAGCTCGCCCGTCTCCCTGTTCTGCCACAGCTACGGCTCGGTGGTGTGCGGGGTCGCCGCGCACACACTGCCCAGCCGGGTGGCCGACATCGCGGTGGCCGGCAGCCCCGGGATGCGGGTCTCCCACGCCTCCCATCTGCGCACCACCGCGCGGGTGTGGGCGATGCGGGACGCCGACGACTGGATCCAGGACGTGCCGTACCTGGAGGTGGGCGGGCTCGGCCACGGCGCCGACCCGGTGTCCTCCGCGTTCGGCGCGCGCGTGCTGTCCGCGCAGGGTGCGGACGGTCACGCCGGTTATTTCGAGCCCGGAACGGAGAGCCTGCTCAACTTCGCCGAGATCGGCATTGGCGCGTACCGCTCGGTGCACTGCGCCCACGAGGACGAAGCCTGCCGCGCCGGTTTGTCCGGCACGGCCACGGCCGGACGCGCGTAG
- a CDS encoding TetR family transcriptional regulator: METLRERKKQRTREALLRVAIELFTSRGYEQTTVDDIADAVGVSQRTFFRYFAGKEDAALALDAMTVSNFVDSVRARPPHEPPLEALRQAVLQGWDTLHEVVESVVPVERFLGMYRVIESTPVLLAAHLRRSAEVEEVLARVLAEREGLDAATDPRPRLLVAVFSGVMRVTERQWSADGEFSLEAMRALTVSHLELLGPALTGKWSPYTKL; encoded by the coding sequence ATGGAAACACTCCGCGAACGCAAGAAACAGCGCACCCGGGAGGCACTGCTGCGGGTGGCGATCGAGCTGTTCACCTCCCGGGGCTACGAGCAGACGACCGTCGACGACATCGCCGACGCCGTCGGGGTCTCGCAGCGCACCTTCTTCCGCTACTTCGCCGGCAAGGAGGACGCGGCGCTCGCCCTGGACGCGATGACGGTGAGCAACTTCGTCGACTCCGTACGCGCGCGTCCGCCGCACGAACCCCCGCTGGAGGCGCTGCGCCAGGCCGTGCTCCAGGGGTGGGACACGCTGCACGAGGTCGTCGAGTCGGTCGTGCCGGTGGAGCGGTTCCTGGGCATGTACCGGGTGATCGAGTCGACGCCCGTGCTCCTCGCCGCGCATCTGCGGCGCTCGGCGGAGGTCGAGGAGGTGCTCGCACGGGTGCTGGCCGAACGCGAGGGCCTCGACGCGGCCACCGACCCGCGGCCCAGGCTGCTGGTGGCCGTCTTCAGCGGAGTGATGCGGGTGACGGAACGGCAGTGGTCGGCCGACGGGGAGTTCAGCCTGGAGGCGATGCGCGCGTTGACGGTCTCCCACCTCGAACTGCTGGGTCCCGCGCTGACCGGCAAGTGGAGCCCCTACACCAAACTGTGA
- a CDS encoding calcium homeostasis/redox stress adaptation protein, with the protein MGVSLSKGGNVSLTKEAPGLTAVIVGLGWDVRTTTGTDFDLDASALLLNAAGKVASDANFVFFNNLKSADGSVEHTGDNITGEGEGDDEQIKVNLAAVPADVDKIVFPVSIYDAENRQQSFGQVRNAFIRVVNQAGEAEIARYDLSEDASTETAMVFGELYRNGAEWKFRAIGQGYASGLRGIAQDFGVNV; encoded by the coding sequence GTGGGAGTCAGCCTCAGCAAGGGCGGCAACGTATCGCTGACCAAGGAGGCCCCGGGCCTGACCGCGGTCATCGTCGGTCTGGGGTGGGACGTCCGCACCACGACCGGCACCGACTTCGACCTGGACGCCAGCGCGCTGCTGCTGAACGCGGCCGGCAAGGTCGCCAGCGACGCGAACTTCGTCTTCTTCAACAACCTCAAGAGCGCGGACGGCTCCGTCGAGCACACCGGTGACAACATCACCGGTGAGGGCGAGGGCGACGACGAGCAGATCAAGGTCAACCTCGCCGCCGTCCCGGCCGACGTCGACAAGATCGTGTTCCCGGTCTCGATCTACGACGCCGAGAACCGCCAGCAGTCCTTCGGCCAGGTGCGCAACGCGTTCATCCGCGTCGTGAACCAGGCCGGCGAGGCGGAGATCGCGCGCTACGACCTCTCCGAGGACGCGTCCACCGAGACGGCCATGGTCTTCGGCGAGCTCTACCGCAACGGCGCGGAGTGGAAGTTCCGCGCCATCGGCCAGGGCTACGCCTCGGGCCTGCGCGGCATCGCCCAGGACTTCGGCGTCAACGTCTAG
- the aceE gene encoding pyruvate dehydrogenase (acetyl-transferring), homodimeric type, with protein MASGSDRNPIIIGGLPSQVPDFDPEETQEWLDSLDAAVDERGRERARYLMLRLIERAREKRVAVPEMRSTDYVNTIPTRAEPFFPGNEEIERKVLNATRWNAAVMVSRAQRPGIGVGGHIATFASSASLYDVGFNHFFRGKDEGDGGDQVFFQGHASPGIYARAFLLDRLSEDNLDAFRQEKSKAPHGLSSYPHPRLMPDFWEFPTVSMGLGPIGAIYQARMNRYMHARGIADTSKSHVWAFLGDGEMDEPESLGQLTIAAREGLDNLTFVVNCNLQRLDGPVRGNGKVIQELESVFRGAGWNVIKLIWDRSWDPLLAQDRDGILVNRMNTTPDGQFQTYATESGAYIRDHFFGDDQRLRAMVEGMTDDQILHLGRGGHDHKKIYAAFKAAVEHTGQPTVILAKTVKGWTLGPNFEGRNATHQMKKLTVDDLKGFRDRLHLPISDKELESGAPPYYHPGRDSEEIQYMHDRRLGLGGYVPTRVVRAKPLALPEDKTYATVKKGSGQQSIATTMAFVRLLKDLMRDKELGKRFVLIAPDEYRTFGMDSFFPSAKIYNPLGQQYESVDRELLLAYKESPTGQMLHDGISEAGCTASLIAAGSAYATHGEPLIPVYVFYSMFGFQRTGDQFWQMSDQLARGFVLGATAGRTTLTGEGLQHADGHSQLLASTNPGCVAYDPAFGFEIAHIVQDGLRRMYGPDSEDVFYYLTVYNEPIQHPAEPENVDAEGILKGVYRFSEGVSGSIPAQIMASGVAVPWAVEAQKILAEEWDVKADVWSATSWNELRREAVACEEYNLLHPEEEQRVPYVTRKLAGAQGPFVAVSDWMRSVPDQIARWVPGTYQSLGADGFGFADTRGAARRFFHIDAQSIVVGVLTELAREGKVDRSVLKQAIDRYQLLDVSAADPGAAGGDA; from the coding sequence GTGGCTTCCGGATCCGATCGCAACCCGATCATCATTGGCGGCCTTCCGAGTCAGGTTCCTGACTTCGATCCCGAGGAAACCCAGGAGTGGCTCGACTCCCTCGACGCCGCCGTGGACGAGCGCGGCCGGGAGCGGGCCCGCTATCTGATGCTGCGGCTCATCGAGCGGGCCCGCGAGAAGCGCGTGGCCGTGCCCGAGATGCGCAGCACGGACTACGTGAACACCATCCCGACCAGGGCTGAGCCGTTCTTCCCGGGCAACGAGGAGATCGAGCGGAAGGTCCTGAACGCCACCCGGTGGAACGCGGCCGTGATGGTCTCGCGCGCCCAGCGTCCCGGGATCGGCGTCGGCGGACACATCGCCACCTTCGCGTCCTCCGCGTCGCTCTACGACGTCGGCTTCAACCACTTCTTCCGCGGCAAGGACGAGGGCGACGGCGGCGACCAGGTCTTCTTCCAGGGCCACGCCTCCCCGGGCATCTACGCGCGCGCGTTCCTGCTCGACCGCCTCAGCGAGGACAACCTCGACGCGTTCCGCCAGGAGAAGTCGAAGGCGCCGCACGGGCTGTCCTCGTACCCGCACCCGCGGCTGATGCCGGACTTCTGGGAGTTCCCGACCGTGTCGATGGGTCTCGGCCCGATCGGCGCGATCTACCAGGCGCGGATGAACCGCTACATGCACGCGCGCGGGATCGCCGACACGAGCAAGTCCCATGTGTGGGCGTTCCTCGGCGACGGCGAGATGGACGAGCCCGAGTCGCTCGGCCAGCTGACCATCGCCGCACGTGAGGGCCTGGACAACCTGACCTTCGTCGTCAACTGCAACCTCCAGCGCCTCGACGGCCCGGTGCGCGGCAACGGCAAGGTCATCCAGGAGCTGGAGTCGGTCTTCCGGGGCGCCGGCTGGAACGTGATCAAGCTGATCTGGGACCGGAGCTGGGACCCGCTGCTCGCGCAGGACCGCGACGGCATCCTCGTCAACCGGATGAACACCACGCCGGACGGACAGTTCCAGACCTACGCCACCGAGTCCGGGGCCTACATCCGCGACCACTTCTTCGGTGACGACCAGCGGCTGCGCGCCATGGTCGAGGGCATGACCGACGACCAGATCCTGCACCTGGGCCGCGGCGGTCACGACCACAAGAAGATCTACGCGGCGTTCAAGGCGGCCGTCGAGCACACCGGCCAGCCGACGGTCATCCTCGCCAAGACGGTCAAGGGCTGGACCCTGGGCCCGAACTTCGAGGGCCGCAACGCCACGCACCAGATGAAGAAGCTGACGGTCGACGACCTCAAGGGCTTCCGCGACCGGCTGCACCTGCCGATCTCCGACAAGGAGCTGGAGTCGGGCGCGCCGCCCTACTACCACCCGGGCCGGGACTCGGAGGAGATCCAGTACATGCACGACCGCCGACTGGGTCTCGGTGGTTACGTCCCGACGCGTGTGGTGCGCGCGAAGCCACTGGCGCTGCCGGAGGACAAGACGTACGCGACCGTGAAGAAGGGCTCCGGGCAGCAGTCGATCGCCACCACCATGGCCTTCGTACGGCTGCTCAAGGACCTCATGCGGGACAAGGAGCTCGGCAAGCGGTTCGTGCTGATCGCGCCGGACGAGTACCGTACCTTCGGCATGGACTCGTTCTTCCCGAGTGCGAAGATCTACAACCCGCTCGGCCAGCAGTACGAGTCCGTCGACCGGGAGCTGCTGCTCGCGTACAAGGAGTCGCCGACCGGCCAGATGCTGCACGACGGCATCTCCGAGGCGGGCTGCACGGCCTCCCTCATCGCGGCGGGTTCGGCGTACGCCACCCACGGCGAGCCGCTGATCCCGGTCTACGTCTTCTACTCGATGTTCGGTTTCCAGCGCACCGGCGACCAGTTCTGGCAGATGTCGGACCAGCTGGCGCGTGGGTTCGTGCTGGGCGCGACCGCGGGCCGTACGACGCTGACCGGCGAGGGTCTCCAGCACGCGGACGGCCACTCGCAGCTGCTCGCCTCGACCAACCCGGGCTGTGTGGCGTACGACCCGGCGTTCGGGTTCGAGATCGCGCACATCGTGCAGGACGGTCTGCGCCGGATGTACGGCCCGGACAGTGAGGACGTCTTCTACTACCTCACCGTCTACAACGAGCCCATCCAGCACCCGGCCGAGCCGGAGAACGTGGACGCCGAAGGCATCCTGAAGGGCGTCTACCGCTTCAGCGAGGGCGTCTCGGGGTCGATCCCGGCGCAGATCATGGCGTCCGGTGTGGCCGTGCCGTGGGCGGTCGAGGCGCAGAAGATCCTCGCCGAGGAGTGGGACGTCAAGGCGGACGTCTGGTCGGCGACCTCCTGGAACGAACTGCGGCGCGAGGCCGTGGCCTGCGAGGAGTACAACCTGCTGCACCCGGAGGAGGAGCAGCGGGTGCCGTACGTGACGCGGAAGCTGGCCGGGGCACAGGGTCCGTTCGTGGCCGTCTCCGACTGGATGCGGTCGGTTCCCGACCAGATCGCGCGGTGGGTGCCGGGCACGTACCAGTCGCTGGGCGCCGACGGGTTCGGCTTCGCGGACACCCGGGGTGCGGCGCGGCGGTTCTTCCACATCGACGCGCAGTCGATCGTGGTGGGCGTGCTGACGGAGCTGGCGCGGGAGGGCAAGGTGGACCGGTCGGTGCTGAAGCAGGCCATTGACCGGTACCAGTTGCTGGATGTGTCGGCTGCGGACCCCGGTGCCGCCGGGGGCGACGCGTAG
- a CDS encoding potassium channel family protein, with the protein MTEQSAQARWEQHTQRPLLALAVLFAVAYAVPIVDTSAGHSLTAACTVVEWVVWAVFAVDYLMRLSLSRDRRGFVRQHWMDLCAVVVPLIQPLRLLRLVSTLLLVGRRARMASQIRVTTYVGGAVVGLLMFGSLAVLSVERDSPNGNIRTLGDAVWWSFTTMTTVGYGDHAPTTGLGRMIAVGLMLSGIALLGVVTANIAAWFIERFEKDDVEEREQTEAIRALTEEVRALRAEVAALRKTSVGG; encoded by the coding sequence ATGACGGAACAGTCGGCGCAGGCCCGTTGGGAACAGCACACCCAGCGGCCTCTTCTGGCGCTCGCGGTGCTGTTCGCCGTCGCCTACGCCGTGCCGATCGTGGACACCTCGGCGGGGCATTCCCTGACGGCGGCGTGCACGGTGGTCGAGTGGGTGGTGTGGGCGGTGTTCGCCGTCGACTACCTCATGCGGTTGTCGCTCTCGCGGGACCGCCGCGGATTCGTACGGCAGCACTGGATGGACCTGTGTGCCGTGGTCGTGCCGCTCATACAGCCCCTGCGCCTGCTGCGGCTCGTCTCGACGCTGCTGCTGGTGGGGCGGCGGGCGCGGATGGCCTCGCAGATCAGGGTGACGACGTACGTCGGCGGGGCGGTCGTCGGGCTGCTGATGTTCGGCTCGCTGGCCGTGCTCTCGGTGGAACGGGACTCCCCGAACGGGAACATCCGCACACTGGGTGACGCGGTGTGGTGGTCCTTCACGACCATGACGACCGTGGGCTACGGCGACCACGCCCCGACGACCGGCCTGGGCCGCATGATCGCGGTCGGGCTCATGCTGTCCGGCATCGCCCTGCTGGGTGTGGTGACCGCGAACATCGCCGCGTGGTTCATCGAGCGCTTCGAGAAGGACGATGTGGAGGAACGGGAGCAGACGGAGGCGATCCGCGCCCTGACGGAGGAGGTCCGGGCCCTCAGAGCCGAGGTGGCGGCCTTGCGCAAAACCTCTGTCGGCGGCTGA
- a CDS encoding MFS transporter, whose translation MTSQTTIDTTGPGDKAPQSPSDQPPLSGLRGHPWLTLLTVAVGVMMVALDGTIVAIANPAIQADLKASFADVQWITNGYFLALAVALITAGKLGDRFGHRQTFLIGVVGFGAASGAIGLSSSIAAVVTFRVLQGLFGALLMPAALGLLRATFPAEKLNMAIGIWGMVIGASTAGGPILGGVLVEHVNWQSVFFINVPVGALALVLGVLILLDHRAENAPRSFDLLGIALLSAAMFCLVWALIKAPTWGWGDGLTWTFIVASVVGFGLFAFWETKVKEPLIPLGLFRSVALSAGVVLMVLMAIAFMGGLFFVTFYLQNVHGMRPIDAGLHLLPLTGMMIVGSPLAGVLITKLGPRIPLAGGMAATAIAMYGMSTLQADTGSALMSLWFALLGLGLAPVMVGATEVIVGNAPMELSGVAGGLQQAAMQIGGSLGTAVLGAVMASKVDGDLAGNWKDAGLPALTPAQLDQASEAVQVGVAPVAKGTPPEIVAKITDVAHDTFISGMSLASLVAAGVAAFAILVALLTKRGENAEAGAGVGHI comes from the coding sequence ATGACTAGTCAGACCACCATCGACACGACGGGGCCGGGGGACAAGGCGCCACAGTCCCCGTCGGATCAGCCGCCCCTCTCGGGACTGCGCGGCCACCCTTGGCTCACCCTGCTGACCGTGGCCGTCGGGGTCATGATGGTGGCCCTCGACGGCACCATCGTGGCCATCGCCAACCCGGCCATCCAGGCCGACCTCAAGGCGAGCTTCGCGGACGTCCAGTGGATCACCAACGGCTACTTCCTCGCGCTGGCGGTCGCCCTGATCACCGCCGGCAAGCTCGGTGACCGCTTCGGCCACCGCCAGACCTTCCTGATCGGCGTCGTCGGCTTCGGAGCCGCCTCGGGCGCGATCGGACTGTCCAGCTCCATCGCCGCGGTCGTCACCTTCCGCGTTCTGCAAGGCCTGTTCGGCGCCCTGCTGATGCCGGCCGCGCTCGGTCTGCTGCGGGCCACCTTCCCGGCCGAGAAGCTCAACATGGCCATCGGCATCTGGGGCATGGTCATCGGCGCCTCCACCGCCGGCGGCCCGATCCTCGGCGGTGTCCTCGTCGAGCACGTCAACTGGCAGTCGGTGTTCTTCATCAACGTGCCGGTGGGTGCCCTCGCCCTGGTCCTCGGGGTGCTGATCCTCCTCGACCACCGCGCCGAGAACGCCCCGCGCTCCTTCGACCTCCTGGGCATAGCCCTGCTGTCCGCCGCCATGTTCTGCCTGGTGTGGGCGCTCATCAAGGCCCCGACCTGGGGCTGGGGCGACGGACTGACCTGGACCTTCATCGTCGCCTCCGTCGTGGGCTTCGGGCTGTTCGCCTTCTGGGAGACGAAGGTCAAGGAGCCGCTGATCCCGCTCGGGCTGTTCCGTTCGGTGGCGCTGTCGGCGGGTGTGGTGCTCATGGTCCTCATGGCGATCGCGTTCATGGGCGGCCTGTTCTTCGTGACCTTCTATCTCCAGAACGTGCACGGTATGCGCCCGATCGACGCCGGTCTCCACCTGCTCCCGCTCACCGGGATGATGATCGTCGGCTCCCCGCTCGCGGGCGTGCTGATCACCAAGCTCGGCCCGCGGATCCCGCTGGCAGGTGGCATGGCGGCCACCGCGATCGCCATGTACGGCATGTCCACGCTTCAGGCGGACACCGGCAGCGCGCTGATGTCCCTCTGGTTCGCGCTGCTCGGTCTCGGCCTCGCGCCCGTGATGGTCGGCGCCACCGAGGTCATCGTGGGCAACGCGCCCATGGAGCTGTCCGGTGTGGCCGGCGGTCTCCAGCAGGCCGCGATGCAGATCGGCGGCAGCCTCGGTACGGCCGTCCTCGGCGCCGTGATGGCCTCCAAGGTGGACGGCGACCTCGCGGGCAACTGGAAGGACGCGGGGCTGCCGGCGCTGACGCCGGCCCAGCTGGACCAGGCCTCGGAGGCGGTCCAGGTGGGCGTGGCGCCGGTCGCCAAGGGCACCCCGCCGGAGATCGTCGCGAAGATCACCGACGTCGCCCACGACACCTTCATCTCCGGCATGAGCCTCGCGTCCCTGGTCGCCGCGGGAGTCGCCGCGTTCGCGATCCTCGTCGCCCTGCTCACCAAGCGCGGCGAGAACGCGGAGGCGGGTGCGGGGGTCGGCCACATCTGA
- a CDS encoding DUF3052 domain-containing protein, protein MSATADHAETSPAVRLGFQPEQVVQEIGYDDDVDQELREAIEQVIGSDLVDEDYDDVADAVVLWFRDEDGDLTDVLVDATTYIEEGGSILLLTPKTGRDGYVEPSDISEAATTAGLSASKSVSVGKDWSGSRLVTPKAAKSKK, encoded by the coding sequence GTGAGCGCGACCGCGGACCACGCGGAGACGAGCCCTGCCGTGAGGCTGGGGTTCCAGCCCGAGCAGGTGGTCCAGGAGATCGGCTACGACGACGACGTAGACCAGGAACTCCGCGAGGCCATCGAGCAAGTCATCGGCAGCGACCTTGTGGACGAGGATTACGACGACGTCGCCGATGCCGTGGTGCTCTGGTTCCGTGACGAGGACGGCGACCTGACCGATGTGCTGGTGGACGCCACCACGTACATCGAGGAGGGCGGCTCGATCCTGTTGCTGACGCCGAAGACCGGCCGGGACGGCTACGTGGAGCCGAGTGACATCTCCGAAGCCGCGACGACGGCAGGCCTGTCCGCCTCCAAGAGCGTCAGTGTGGGCAAGGACTGGAGTGGCAGCCGGCTGGTGACGCCCAAGGCGGCCAAGTCCAAGAAGTAG
- a CDS encoding peroxiredoxin encodes MAIQVGEKAPDFELKDNHGRTVKLSDFRGAQNVVLLFYPFAFTGVCTGELCELRDNLPQFSDRDTQLLAVSNDSIHTLRVFAEQEGLEYPLLSDFWPHGEVSRAYGVFAEDKGCAVRGTFVIDKEGVVRWTVVNALPDARDLNEYVKALDTL; translated from the coding sequence ATGGCGATCCAGGTCGGCGAAAAGGCCCCCGACTTCGAGCTCAAGGACAACCACGGCCGGACCGTGAAGCTGTCCGACTTCCGCGGCGCCCAGAACGTCGTGCTGCTCTTCTACCCCTTCGCCTTCACCGGCGTCTGCACCGGTGAGCTGTGCGAGCTGCGTGACAACCTGCCGCAGTTCTCCGACCGCGACACGCAGCTGCTCGCCGTCTCCAACGACTCCATCCACACCCTGCGCGTCTTCGCCGAGCAGGAGGGCCTGGAGTACCCGCTGCTCAGCGACTTCTGGCCGCACGGCGAGGTCTCCCGGGCCTACGGCGTCTTCGCCGAGGACAAGGGCTGCGCGGTGCGCGGCACCTTCGTCATCGACAAGGAGGGCGTGGTGCGCTGGACCGTCGTCAACGCCCTGCCGGACGCCCGCGACCTGAACGAGTACGTGAAGGCGCTCGACACCCTGTGA